The region CCGGTGAAGAAGATGAATATGGGAGCGGCCACAATCGAACAGGGAATGGCCGCGGCCACGACGAGCGTCGGTTCTACCCGCCTCAGAAAGCACCACAGCACGAGGATGGCGAGCACGGCGCCATATTTGCCGGCCAGGTAAAGGTTGTCCAAAGCGAAGCGGATGATCTCCGACTGGTCTTCGAACAGCAGCATCTCGGCGTCTTGAAACTCGGGTTCCTGCGTACTGCGGGCCAATTCTTCGCGCACGCGGTCGCATGTCGCCACGGCGTTGGCGTCGGGCTCCCGGATGATCTCGAAGAAGACGCCCCGCTTCCCATCGACCTGGAAACTCTCGGCGCCCGCGGGGCCGTGGGTGGTCACCTGCGCCACATCGCGCAAGCGTATTCCCGACGGTGCCACGACAGCCGCTTCGAGGTCCTCAGCCTGCTTGAATTCATCCTCGGCTCGCACGTGATACACGTTTTCGCCATCGCCGAGCTTGCCCAGGCCGAGGTCAATGCTCTGGGTGCGCAGGGCCGCCAGCACCTCATATACGCTGAGTCTGTGGGCGGCCAGCGCGTCCTGGCTGAAATCTACCGAAATGCTCTCTTCGGCGGCGCCCGAAATCCGCACTTCCGCCACGCCTTCGAGCCGCATCAGCCGGTTTCGCAGTTTGGAACGCGCGTATTGCGCCAGTTCATCGCTCCGTTCCTTGCGGAAGACCGCGAAGCGCATCACGGGTATGGACGTAATGCCGAAACGGCGCAGAAACAGATGCTCTATCTCCTGCGGCAAGCGCAGTTTCAGCCGCTCCATACGGTCGCGCACCTCCGCCGACACCACGCTCATGTCCGTGTCCCAGACGAATTCCATCCAGATGTAGCAGCCGCCGCTGCTCGAATGCGTGGTGATGCGGTCCAATCCGGTGATGGTCTTGAATTCGCCCTCGGATGGTATGGCTACTTCTTGCTCGACTTGCTCGGGCGAAGCGCCGGGATACGGGATGAACACGCGCAAGGCCGGATGCGAAATATCGACCATGAAACTGAGCGGGAGCCGCGACCACGTGACGTAGCCCAGGCCCATGCAGGTAAGCGTGATCATGAGCACGGTTACGGGACGGCGCACGGCGAAGACCGGCAATGACCAGCGGGCATTCCGTTCATCGCCCGAGGTTTGCGTATGCGGAGGGTCGGCCGCCACGAGGCGCAGTTCTCCCTTTTGGCTGACTTCTTACGATACCAACTTGACCAGACCGCTTTACAGCGCTGACAACTCGGGGTGCTTTGGCGAACGCGCGGACGGTGCCTCTGATAGCGCCGGAGGTTACGGAGCCTGCGCTGTAGTGGCCGGGACTTGCGGGACCGGTGATACGGCTACGCCCGCAGCCGCGCTTTGCGCGTGCTGTTCGGCGGCTTCCTTCGTGCGGCCCGTTTCCGCGAGTGTCCGGATGAGCAGGTCGTGCGCAGGGACGCTCGTGCTGCCTGTGTCCACCATGCACCGGCACAAACGCAGGGTCCCATCGCGGTCTTGCGCGGCGGAGAGGGCCTCAGCGAAACGCAGCAAGGTGACATCGTCAAAGGGAGGGAGCGACAGGGTCCGGCGAAATCCGGCCACTGCGGTGGCCGCGTCGCTCTTGGAGCGCAGCGCCGGCGCGGGTTGCAGCGTTTGTCTCCACGCAAAGAACGCCGCCGCCGCGAGGTCGCCCTTCGCTTGTGCGTCTTGAATCCGTTCGAGGTAGTGCACGGCGCGCCGTTTCATGGCGCACACGTCTTCCAGAACATCCCCGCCTTCGACGAACGCATTCCCGTACACCTGCCTTGCCGACGGGCTCGCTTCGCGGTCTTCCCGGGCCCTTATCGCGTAGAGAGCAAAGAGCAGCACGCCGGGACGTGCGGCGGCGAGTTCTTGCCAGAACGCGCGGCGCTCACTGGGAGTGGCATATTTTTGTAGTAATGAATCGAACTCTTCCAGCTCGGGAGCCATTCTGTGGTTGAGCGCCTCAAGAAGGGGGAAGCCGTGCAAGAGGGCCGAGAACTGGTCTCGCGCCCTTTCCCAGTCGTTCGAGGCGTCGAACATCTGCAAGACCAGGCTGTGGGCGGGACCGGGGAAATACGGTTCCTTTCGGGCGGCCGTCTCGTAGCACCGGAGCGCCGCGCCCGATTGCCCCGTGTGCGCGTAGACGGTGCTTGCCCCATACGCGGTCAGCGCGTCGCCGGGATAGAGGCGTTCCGCCGCTTCCATCGTGGCGTTGGCCTTATCTCCCTCATCGCTATCGAGCAGCGCTTCCGCCAGCAGACTGAGGGTCGTGCGGTAATGCGGGAAATACTCCTGCAGGATGCGCGCCTGCTCGAGCGCGTCGCGCGCGTAGCCGGCATCGAGGAGAAGCCGCGTGAATGCCTGCCGCAGGCGCCTGTCTTGAGGGAATTCGGCCAGGCCTGCGCGATAGCAGACCGCGAGGTGCGGTTCCGACCGCATCCGTTCGCGCAACGGCCCCAGCATTGCGCGCGGTGAAGGACAATCATCGAAACCGTAGCAACTGCCTTCTTCCACGTAGTTGTAGAGGTCTTCTTCGAGGAGCGTGGCTTGGTCTTCCGCCGCGTTGACCGCGAAGGCGCGGCGGCACGCTTCGAGCGCAGGCGGTGACGGGTGTGCTTTGGAAGCATCCGCGCGGGCGCGCCGCCACAACGGGATCATGGTTTCGGCAATGCATCGGGCGATCTCGTGGCAGCCCTCGAAGTTGAGGTGAACATAATCGTGAAAGAACTCGCCGCCCGGCGCGCCATGATCGCTGGCCCGGGCAAGCGCGCCCTCTGCGTCGGCCAATGCCGCGTGATTCGCGTGTCTTGCGGCGACTTCAACGACGATGGCGTTCAGACGCGCGTCCGCGCGCCAGTGGAAGACGTCCAAGTCGCGCGCGCGATAGAAGTGCTCTCTTGCCGCGTCAAAGTTGCCCAGTCGCCAAAGGCAGGTGGCATAGCGATAGTGCAATTCCGCGTGGCCGCCGTCTATTGTGAGAGCGTTGCCGTAGACCCGCGCGGCGGTTGCCCAGTCCCCGCGCGCTTCCGCGGCGCGTCCTTCATCCATGAGTTCACGCCATGGCGCCAGTTCTGACTCGGCAAGCGCGGGACTATTGCCTGAACCCATGGGTTTCCAATGCCGCACGTTGGAAGCAACGGTACAAAGGACCACGCGGGCGCCGGCCTCTTCGCTCAAATGGCAGATGCTCTCGAGGTTCTCTGCAAAGTTGTCGTAGAAGTAATTGCCCGCGTCCCCTTCGACCGGCGGTGTTTCGGGAGCGAAAGGATGGCAGCGCGTTTGCAGCAGTCCCGCCACGTTCAACCGCGTGGTCAGCATATTGTTGAGCCACTGGACAATCCGGGAATCTGACAGGGCGATGCGCATGCGGACCAGGGTTGGGGGCGTCACGATCCCGGAGGCGCCGGTATGCGGGTCATTGAAAGGCCCCGCAAATTCGTTATTACCCATGTAGACGATGATGAAGTCCGGCTGCAGGCGCGCACACGCCGCGGCCAAGGCGCGCATTAAGTGCGAATTGGCCGCGGGAAAGGCTACGGTATAGACTTCGGGCTCGATGCCGGGCAGGGTCGCCCGCAGCATGTATTCCAGTTGCCGCGGGAAACCCCGTTTGGGGTCGGGATCCCCATGGGCCGCCGATCCGCCCAACACGAAAATCCGGACCGCATTGGGGGCCTTGTCGGCGGGGAGCACGAACTCGAATTCATCCCAGTCCACCATCATATATGGCGGCACGGAAAAGAACTGCCGGTAGAAGGAGGGATTGATGCGCCAGTACGTCTTGCCGTCGAATGTGTGCGTTAGAAAGGGTCGCGTGGTTTCGCCGTAGCCGGTCAGGCGCAGGAAACCCTCGAAGGCGGCAAGGAACGCCCCGGCCACCGTCACGATAAGCAGGAGGCTGCCTGCGGCACGTAACGCGGCGCGCGGCTGCAGCCTTACGGACACAGGCGGAGTTTCTTGTGCGGTCATGAATACTTCTTCGATTTGCCAATTGGCAGGCCGCCGGCCTTGAGCCGGGCCCCCTGCTCGAAGAGGGCAACGTACTATAACAATTCCATGTTGACTGCGCACAGCGCGCGTCGACCCGTTTTGATCCTTCCGGCGTCCGCCGCTATACTCGAATCAGGCAGGAGCCGTGTCGCCGCGCGTTCCTGCCGCCGTCGTAGCATAACCTTCTCGGGGAAGCCGCAGATTGGCGAAGAAGTCCGGCAGAAAGCGCTGCACGCGGCGCGTCTTTCTTAAGGCGGGAGTCGCGGGCGCGGCCTCACTGGGTGTGCCGGTGTTCATTCCCGGGGCGGCGCGCGGAGCGGATGGCGCCGTGGCCCCGAGCAACCGCATTGCGCTCGGGTTTATCGGCCTGGGGCTCGAGGGCAAACTGAAGGACCTTCGTGGGGCCCTGCTCCAGCCGGATGTGCAGGTGGCGGCTCTCTGCGATGTACACCGGAAACGGCTTGAAGGCGCACACCTTGCGATACAGACGTACCCGCGCGAGCCGAATCCGAAGGCTTATCGAGACTGCTTTGTCACGACCGACTGGCGCGAACTGGTGGCCCGCGACGACATCGATGCAGTGGTCATCGCGACGCCGGATCACTGGCATGTGCTTCCCGCCTTGGCCGCGGCGGAATCGGGAAAAGACGTATTCCTGGAGAAACCAGTTTCGCTTACGGTGCGGGAAGGACGCGCGCTCAGCGATACGATGCGCCGCTATGCACGAGTGTTCCAGACGGCCAGCGAGAACCGGGCGAATGCCTATTTCGTGCGCGCTTGCGAACTGGTCCGGAATGGGCGCATTGGCAAGCTGCACACCATCCGAACCACGATCTACCGCGGATTTGGCCGCGGCAACTTCGATCAAAGCCCCGCGCCGCTGCCCGCGCCGATTCCCGTGCCCGCGGACTTCGATTACGACATGTGGCTCGGCCCCGCGCCGGAAGCGCCTTACGACCCCCGGCGGTGTCACAGCACGTTCCGTTATATTTTCGACTATGCCGGCGGGAACCTGACGGATTGGGGCGCGCACATTAACGATATTGCCCAATGGGGCAACGATACGGAGCATTCCGGGCCCATTTCCGTGGAAGGGGCCGGCGTATTTCCGAAGGATGGCCTGTTCAATACGGCGATTGACTGGTCGCTCACCTACGAATACGCGAACGGCGTCCGGTTCCTTTGCGAGAGCGGCAATAGCCTCCAGGTGCGTTTTGAGGGTGAA is a window of Candidatus Hydrogenedentota bacterium DNA encoding:
- a CDS encoding Gfo/Idh/MocA family oxidoreductase, coding for MAKKSGRKRCTRRVFLKAGVAGAASLGVPVFIPGAARGADGAVAPSNRIALGFIGLGLEGKLKDLRGALLQPDVQVAALCDVHRKRLEGAHLAIQTYPREPNPKAYRDCFVTTDWRELVARDDIDAVVIATPDHWHVLPALAAAESGKDVFLEKPVSLTVREGRALSDTMRRYARVFQTASENRANAYFVRACELVRNGRIGKLHTIRTTIYRGFGRGNFDQSPAPLPAPIPVPADFDYDMWLGPAPEAPYDPRRCHSTFRYIFDYAGGNLTDWGAHINDIAQWGNDTEHSGPISVEGAGVFPKDGLFNTAIDWSLTYEYANGVRFLCESGNSLQVRFEGETGWIEASFGSIEMNPDSLRNEVIGPRETRLRTCREGEMRDFLDCVKLRCETYAPAETGHRTATLGHIGNIALLLGRKLRWDPDRERFLDD
- a CDS encoding tetratricopeptide repeat protein, with amino-acid sequence MTAQETPPVSVRLQPRAALRAAGSLLLIVTVAGAFLAAFEGFLRLTGYGETTRPFLTHTFDGKTYWRINPSFYRQFFSVPPYMMVDWDEFEFVLPADKAPNAVRIFVLGGSAAHGDPDPKRGFPRQLEYMLRATLPGIEPEVYTVAFPAANSHLMRALAAACARLQPDFIIVYMGNNEFAGPFNDPHTGASGIVTPPTLVRMRIALSDSRIVQWLNNMLTTRLNVAGLLQTRCHPFAPETPPVEGDAGNYFYDNFAENLESICHLSEEAGARVVLCTVASNVRHWKPMGSGNSPALAESELAPWRELMDEGRAAEARGDWATAARVYGNALTIDGGHAELHYRYATCLWRLGNFDAAREHFYRARDLDVFHWRADARLNAIVVEVAARHANHAALADAEGALARASDHGAPGGEFFHDYVHLNFEGCHEIARCIAETMIPLWRRARADASKAHPSPPALEACRRAFAVNAAEDQATLLEEDLYNYVEEGSCYGFDDCPSPRAMLGPLRERMRSEPHLAVCYRAGLAEFPQDRRLRQAFTRLLLDAGYARDALEQARILQEYFPHYRTTLSLLAEALLDSDEGDKANATMEAAERLYPGDALTAYGASTVYAHTGQSGAALRCYETAARKEPYFPGPAHSLVLQMFDASNDWERARDQFSALLHGFPLLEALNHRMAPELEEFDSLLQKYATPSERRAFWQELAAARPGVLLFALYAIRAREDREASPSARQVYGNAFVEGGDVLEDVCAMKRRAVHYLERIQDAQAKGDLAAAAFFAWRQTLQPAPALRSKSDAATAVAGFRRTLSLPPFDDVTLLRFAEALSAAQDRDGTLRLCRCMVDTGSTSVPAHDLLIRTLAETGRTKEAAEQHAQSAAAGVAVSPVPQVPATTAQAP